ACACGGTATCGGCTGTGTTCTGAGCCAGAAAATCTGCCAGCCGCTGCGGCTCGCTGTCTCTGCTGCCCAGGTGAACATCGGAAATCCACAGTGCGCGATATCGATTACTCATTGGCAAGCCCTATCAGTAGTTTGAAGAACTTTGCTCGATTTTTTTTACAATACTGCGTCACTTATTTGAAACTTACGTTTCACATTAAAAAGGCAACAAAAAAGACGAACCAGTCTTAAATTATCACATACGCAGATATCGCCCAACTAAGTACAACCGTACAAATTTTTAAAAAAAATCAATAATTCAGAAAAATTCGCGTCAATCTACCTGTATGTGCATTACATATTTATATGACGGGTGGTAGTGTTACAAAAATATGAAACGGAAAATTAATAAATCAAAACTTCTCTAATTGCCTGATAGAGATACCAAAAAATTAATAGGGAAAATAACCAGCGAAATGAAAGGGTTATTTCGAAAAAGTGCCATGGAATGGCAAGAAGATCGCCTACACGGTGACGTTCTGCTATCACCACAACTCTCACATATAATTATCCTTGGTGGCATTATTCTTTGGGTTACCGCCACTATTGTTTGGCTTTCAACCTGTCAATACGCGCGCAAAGAAACCGTAACTGGCTGGATTGAACCCACTTCCGGTGTGGTTCGGGTATACGCCGAAGGCACAGGTATCATTGAGCAAGTATTGGTTAGTGAAGGCGAAAAAGTCGTAAAAAATCAGCCGCTGATCATCCTGAATCGAGACCACATTCTCGCGGATGGTAAGCACTTGGAGGCCGTTTTACAGGCGGAGTACGAAAATCAAAATAGCTTACTTAGCGAACAGATCGAACGCAGCGAAAAAATTAATCAGCAACGCCAACGAGATTTAAAACAGCGTATTTCCGCTAGCAAGGAAGAGTTGGCATTACTGGATAAACAGATTTCCACACAAGCCCGGCATCATGGATTAATAAGAGATCAGGCGGAACGCTACAATCAACTTAGAAAACGAGGACATATTTCTACGGTTGAGCTGGAACGAGTTGTCATCCAAGAGCTGGAGCTCAGTACAGAAAGCCAAAGCTTGGCTCGCAATAAGGTAAAAATTCGCAACCAAATTCAGCAATTGGAGAACGAGCTGGCTTCGCTGCCTGAGGTGTACGCCAACGAAACCGACCAATTGCGCGCACGCCTTTCCGATCTCGCACAAAAAATCGCCCAATTGCACGGGCAACGCGCATATATACTCAAGGCCTCAAAGGCTGGGACGGTACACAATCTGCAGACCCGAGAGGGGCAGCAGGTACAAATCGATATACCACTACTTTCAGTGGTGCCCGAAAGCGGAGATTGGATCGCAAGATTATTGGTACCCGTGCGTGCAGCAGGTTTTCTAGCCCCCGAACAAGCTCTGAAAATCCGTTACGACGCCTTCCCCTACCAAAAATTTGGCTTGTATCAGGGGGCAATCACCTCAATATCCGATTCTGCTCTGCTGCCCGATGAACTACGTGATGCCCCTATAGCGGTAGGTGAGCCTGTTTACCGTGTATCCGCCGTATTAGCACGACCTAGTATAAAGGCATATGGACAAGAATTTTCGCTAAAACCTGGCATGACCCTCTCCGCCGATATTGAACTTTCTGAGCGAAGCTTACTTATGTGGCTACTTGATCCCATCTACAGCCTGAAGGGACGCCTGTAATGCCCACAGCAGTAGAGCAAGCCACCGGACATCAATGTACTCGCCCGGAACAGTTACTTAATTTCGGCGGCGGTCGCCGTCTACCGGTCGTACTACAGACCGAGGCAGCGGAGTGCGGCCTGGTGTGCCTGGCCATGGTCGCCGGGTACTACGGCTACCATACCGACTTGGCGTGCCTACGAAGACGCTTCACCATTTCAAATCACGGCACCAACCTCAAGAAGTTGATAGATATGGCTGGGCGCCTGAATTTTGCAGCCCGTGCCTTGCGCTTGGAACCGGAAAATCTCGGAAGATTACAAACCCCCTGTATTTTACATTGGGATATGAACCACTTTGTGCTGCTGAAGAAAGTACAGCGAAAATATGTCGTTATCCACGATCCTGCGGTAGGCGAGCGGCAACTCACCTATAAAGAATTTGACCACCATTTTACCGGGGTGGCCCTAGAACTCACTCCCACAGATAAATTCCAGACGGGAGAGCAACGCAAGCGTCTCACTCTCAGTCACTTCTG
This is a stretch of genomic DNA from Microbulbifer bruguierae. It encodes these proteins:
- a CDS encoding HlyD family secretion protein, with the translated sequence MEWQEDRLHGDVLLSPQLSHIIILGGIILWVTATIVWLSTCQYARKETVTGWIEPTSGVVRVYAEGTGIIEQVLVSEGEKVVKNQPLIILNRDHILADGKHLEAVLQAEYENQNSLLSEQIERSEKINQQRQRDLKQRISASKEELALLDKQISTQARHHGLIRDQAERYNQLRKRGHISTVELERVVIQELELSTESQSLARNKVKIRNQIQQLENELASLPEVYANETDQLRARLSDLAQKIAQLHGQRAYILKASKAGTVHNLQTREGQQVQIDIPLLSVVPESGDWIARLLVPVRAAGFLAPEQALKIRYDAFPYQKFGLYQGAITSISDSALLPDELRDAPIAVGEPVYRVSAVLARPSIKAYGQEFSLKPGMTLSADIELSERSLLMWLLDPIYSLKGRL